One window from the genome of Verrucomicrobiia bacterium encodes:
- a CDS encoding 50S ribosomal protein L24: protein MTLKFHVKRGDEVVVIAGSERGKRGKVLALLGKKQRVVVEGVQMVKRHVRKSQQHPNGGIIPREGSVHVSNVMLASRYDERAARRSSDSGNA from the coding sequence ATGACTCTGAAGTTCCATGTGAAGAGGGGCGATGAGGTGGTGGTCATCGCCGGATCCGAGCGCGGCAAGCGCGGCAAGGTGCTGGCGTTGCTCGGCAAGAAGCAGCGCGTGGTGGTGGAGGGCGTGCAGATGGTGAAGCGGCACGTGCGCAAGTCCCAACAGCATCCCAACGGCGGCATCATTCCCAGGGAAGGATCGGTCCATGTGTCCAACGTGATGCTGGCCAGCCGATACGATGAGCGGGCGGCCCGGCGCTCCTCCGACTCCGGCAACGCATAA
- the rpmJ gene encoding 50S ribosomal protein L36, giving the protein MKVRASVKKLCENCKVIRRKGVIRVICTNPRHKQRQG; this is encoded by the coding sequence ATGAAAGTCCGGGCCTCGGTCAAAAAACTGTGTGAGAATTGCAAGGTGATCCGCCGCAAGGGCGTGATCCGCGTCATTTGTACCAACCCGCGCCACAAACAGCGCCAAGGCTGA
- the rplR gene encoding 50S ribosomal protein L18 has product MNIQQKQRLARFRRMRVRNKVHGTPERPRMSVKFTGQHIYVQFIDDGVGSTLAAISTQAKDLGGEALWKANVDSARRLGTLAAQQAMGKGLKKVVFDRGAAKYHGKVKALADAAREAGLEF; this is encoded by the coding sequence ATGAACATTCAACAGAAGCAACGATTGGCCCGGTTCCGGCGGATGCGGGTGCGGAACAAGGTGCATGGCACCCCCGAGCGGCCGCGGATGAGTGTCAAGTTCACCGGACAGCACATCTACGTGCAGTTCATCGACGACGGCGTCGGTTCGACCTTGGCGGCGATTTCAACCCAGGCAAAGGATTTGGGCGGGGAGGCGCTGTGGAAGGCGAATGTGGATTCGGCCCGGCGTCTGGGTACCCTCGCGGCCCAGCAGGCGATGGGGAAGGGCTTGAAAAAGGTCGTGTTCGACCGTGGCGCGGCGAAGTATCACGGCAAGGTCAAGGCGCTCGCCGACGCGGCCCGGGAGGCGGGACTGGAATTCTGA
- the rplE gene encoding 50S ribosomal protein L5 yields the protein MNSRLYQKYVNEVRPALIGNGRFKNIHQVPRMEKIVVNMGVSASLEKVAMDDATKDLTTISGQKPVVNKAKKSVANFKLRKGQPIGCRVTLRRDRMYEFFDRLVATALPRIRDFRGLNPRHFDGRGNYTLGVADQTIFPEIDLDKIKRHQGMDITIVTSAETDDDARELLKLMGMPFADR from the coding sequence ATGAATTCACGGCTTTATCAGAAGTACGTCAACGAGGTCCGTCCGGCCCTGATCGGGAACGGGCGGTTCAAGAACATCCACCAGGTGCCGCGCATGGAGAAGATCGTGGTGAACATGGGTGTCTCGGCCTCGCTTGAGAAAGTCGCCATGGATGACGCCACCAAGGACCTGACCACCATCAGCGGGCAGAAGCCGGTGGTGAACAAGGCCAAGAAGAGCGTGGCCAACTTCAAGTTGCGCAAAGGCCAGCCCATCGGGTGTCGTGTGACGCTGCGGCGGGACCGGATGTACGAGTTCTTCGACCGCCTGGTGGCCACGGCCCTGCCGCGTATCCGCGATTTTCGAGGCCTCAATCCGCGGCATTTCGACGGGCGCGGAAACTACACCCTGGGTGTTGCCGATCAGACCATTTTTCCCGAGATTGACCTGGACAAGATCAAGCGTCATCAGGGTATGGACATCACGATCGTGACGTCGGCGGAGACGGACGACGACGCACGGGAACTGTTGAAGCTGATGGGAATGCCGTTCGCGGACCGCTGA
- the rplN gene encoding 50S ribosomal protein L14 — MFQVRSIFDVADNSGARRAACIGVLGRNQRYARVGDVVKVHIKEATPDGTVKKSEVVNAVVVRSRKAIRRNDGSYLRFDSNAVVIIDKENNPRGTRIFGPVARELREKKFMKIISLAPEVV; from the coding sequence ATGTTTCAGGTACGATCCATATTCGACGTGGCCGACAACTCCGGTGCGAGAAGGGCGGCATGCATCGGGGTGCTCGGGCGAAACCAGCGGTATGCCCGGGTTGGCGATGTGGTGAAGGTCCACATCAAGGAGGCCACACCGGACGGAACCGTGAAGAAGAGCGAGGTGGTCAATGCCGTGGTGGTGCGTTCGCGCAAGGCCATTCGCCGGAACGACGGCTCCTACCTGCGCTTCGATTCCAACGCGGTGGTGATCATCGACAAGGAAAACAACCCGCGGGGCACGCGCATCTTTGGGCCGGTGGCGCGCGAGCTGCGGGAGAAGAAGTTCATGAAGATCATTTCCCTGGCCCCCGAGGTGGTTTGA
- the rplO gene encoding 50S ribosomal protein L15 yields the protein MRLHTLKNRPGARTRAKRIGHGESSGSGKTSGRGGKGQTARSGGSLRIGFEGGQMPLIRRLPKRGFNNARHRTEYLPVNVSALSRFDAGSVVDEKAIRGAGLADGKADGIKVLGNGELDRRLVVHAHAFSASAKAKIEAAGGECHVIERRAATARA from the coding sequence ATGCGACTGCACACACTGAAAAACCGACCCGGGGCCCGAACCCGGGCGAAGCGGATCGGACACGGCGAATCGAGCGGGAGCGGCAAGACCTCCGGGCGCGGTGGGAAGGGTCAGACGGCCCGTTCCGGCGGTTCCCTGAGGATCGGCTTCGAAGGCGGGCAGATGCCCTTGATCCGGCGCCTTCCGAAGCGGGGCTTTAATAATGCGAGGCACCGGACGGAATATCTGCCGGTGAATGTTTCGGCCCTGAGCCGGTTTGACGCTGGGTCGGTCGTGGACGAGAAGGCGATTCGCGGGGCCGGCCTGGCAGACGGGAAGGCGGACGGGATCAAGGTGCTGGGGAATGGGGAATTGGACCGCCGGCTGGTGGTGCATGCCCATGCATTCAGTGCCTCGGCCAAGGCCAAGATTGAGGCCGCGGGCGGGGAATGTCATGTGATCGAGCGGCGGGCTGCGACGGCGCGGGCCTGA
- the secY gene encoding preprotein translocase subunit SecY, whose amino-acid sequence MSKILSTLANCLRVPELKSRLIFTLAILAVCRVIAVIPLPGLDAGALTEFLRDTQQSSGTQSLVGMYSLFTGGALERCALGALGIMPYISATIIMQLLGAVVPSLSKLSREEGGRTKIVQYSRYLTLVLCLGQGFAMALGWENPTSLFSNFTQPLVIMEPIWWYRIQTVFLLTAGTMLLVWLGEQITERGIGNGVSLVITIGILSSIPQAIRGVYYMFFPPAGAEPKNIFHAIALLLLVVAVVAAVIAVTQAQRKIPVQYAQRSVGRKVVPGGSSFMPLRVNAAGVMPIIFAQAILMFPEQLLRTLGSRFDQLSFLNTLAISIGYGRPLYLMIEAAMIIFFAYFWVATIFNEIQIADDLKKYGGYIPGVRPGQATSDFLHWTMSRITLAGALFLAAIAIFPVILNRMMGVPFEVASFFGGTSILITVGVLLDTLRQLESFLLMRHYDGFLKKGRVRGRL is encoded by the coding sequence CTGTCCAAGATCCTCTCCACACTCGCGAACTGCCTCCGGGTTCCGGAGTTGAAGTCGCGGCTGATCTTCACGCTGGCGATCCTGGCCGTGTGCCGGGTCATCGCCGTGATTCCGCTTCCGGGCCTCGATGCCGGAGCGTTGACGGAGTTCCTGCGGGACACGCAGCAGTCCAGCGGAACGCAGTCGCTGGTGGGCATGTACAGCCTGTTCACCGGAGGGGCCTTGGAGCGGTGCGCGCTGGGTGCGTTGGGCATCATGCCCTACATCAGTGCCACCATCATCATGCAGCTGCTCGGGGCGGTGGTGCCGAGTCTCAGCAAGCTATCCCGCGAAGAAGGGGGGCGTACCAAGATCGTTCAGTACAGCCGCTATCTGACCTTGGTGCTGTGCCTGGGGCAGGGGTTTGCGATGGCGCTGGGCTGGGAGAATCCGACATCCCTGTTCTCCAATTTCACCCAGCCCCTGGTGATCATGGAGCCGATTTGGTGGTACCGGATTCAGACGGTCTTTCTGCTGACGGCGGGAACCATGCTGCTGGTTTGGCTGGGGGAACAGATCACCGAGCGCGGCATTGGCAATGGGGTGTCGCTGGTCATCACGATCGGCATCCTGTCGAGCATCCCGCAGGCGATCCGGGGTGTGTATTACATGTTCTTTCCGCCGGCCGGGGCCGAGCCCAAGAACATCTTCCATGCCATCGCCCTGCTGCTGCTGGTGGTGGCGGTGGTGGCGGCGGTCATTGCCGTGACCCAGGCGCAGCGAAAGATCCCCGTCCAGTACGCCCAGCGATCGGTGGGACGCAAGGTGGTGCCGGGAGGAAGCTCGTTCATGCCGCTGCGGGTCAACGCCGCGGGGGTGATGCCGATCATCTTCGCCCAGGCCATCCTGATGTTCCCCGAACAATTGTTAAGGACGCTCGGTTCCCGCTTCGACCAGTTGAGCTTCCTGAACACGCTGGCCATATCGATCGGCTACGGTCGGCCTCTGTACCTGATGATCGAGGCGGCCATGATCATCTTTTTCGCCTACTTCTGGGTCGCCACGATCTTCAACGAGATCCAGATCGCCGATGACCTGAAGAAGTACGGGGGCTACATCCCGGGGGTGCGGCCAGGACAGGCCACCAGCGACTTCCTGCACTGGACAATGAGTCGCATCACGCTGGCGGGAGCGCTGTTTCTCGCAGCCATCGCCATTTTCCCGGTGATCCTCAACCGGATGATGGGTGTGCCGTTCGAAGTGGCGAGTTTCTTCGGCGGCACCAGCATCCTGATCACGGTGGGTGTCCTTCTGGATACACTTCGGCAGTTGGAGTCGTTCCTGCTGATGCGCCACTACGACGGGTTCCTCAAGAAGGGACGGGTTCGGGGGCGGTTGTGA
- the map gene encoding type I methionyl aminopeptidase, whose protein sequence is MAMIKTATEVAGIREACRIAQEVLEELGEALRPGMSTEELDTLAAERIKARGARSAFLGYRKFPRHTCISVNNEVVHGVAGARRLEFGDIVSVDVGVFHRGFVGDTAATFPVGGCDPAAQRLLDVTRQALMEGIRQARGKNLVADISKAVQSVVEDAGFSVVREFVGHGVGRSVHEEPQVPNFVEPGRRSPRLRPGMTIAIEPMVNAGGREVRVLNDGWTVVTVDGTLSAHFEHTVLVTDGEAEVLTCRETTP, encoded by the coding sequence ATGGCGATGATCAAAACGGCGACCGAAGTGGCGGGAATACGCGAGGCCTGCCGGATTGCGCAAGAGGTGCTTGAGGAGTTGGGCGAGGCCTTGAGGCCGGGAATGAGCACGGAAGAGCTGGACACCCTGGCGGCGGAACGGATCAAGGCGCGGGGGGCGAGGAGTGCCTTTCTGGGGTATCGGAAGTTCCCCCGGCACACCTGCATTTCGGTGAACAACGAAGTGGTGCACGGGGTGGCCGGCGCCCGAAGGCTTGAGTTCGGAGACATCGTGAGCGTGGACGTCGGGGTGTTCCACCGGGGGTTTGTGGGGGACACCGCGGCCACGTTTCCGGTGGGAGGCTGCGATCCGGCGGCCCAGAGGCTGCTGGATGTGACGCGGCAGGCGTTGATGGAAGGGATTCGGCAGGCACGCGGGAAGAACCTGGTCGCCGACATATCGAAGGCGGTGCAGTCGGTGGTGGAGGATGCGGGTTTCAGCGTGGTCCGGGAGTTTGTTGGCCACGGTGTGGGCAGGAGCGTGCATGAGGAACCCCAAGTGCCGAATTTTGTGGAGCCGGGACGACGGTCGCCGCGGTTGAGGCCGGGGATGACGATTGCGATCGAACCGATGGTGAACGCGGGGGGGCGGGAGGTTCGCGTGCTGAATGACGGCTGGACTGTGGTGACGGTGGATGGCACACTCTCCGCCCATTTCGAGCACACCGTGCTGGTGACGGACGGAGAGGCTGAAGTGCTGACGTGTCGCGAGACGACGCCATAA
- the rpsM gene encoding 30S ribosomal protein S13 encodes MPRIIGVEIPGDKRIEIALRYVYGLGPKNALEVLERANIPIGLRAKELTEQQLSQIVHAIQDGKYVIEGDLRREIGLNLKRLQAIKCYRGIRHLRGLPVRGQRTQTNARTRKGPRKTVGVQRNPKAKSGIH; translated from the coding sequence ATGCCACGCATCATTGGTGTCGAAATCCCAGGGGACAAGCGCATCGAAATCGCGCTCCGCTACGTGTACGGACTCGGTCCGAAAAACGCCCTCGAGGTGTTGGAGCGGGCCAACATCCCGATCGGGTTGAGGGCGAAGGAACTGACCGAGCAGCAGCTGTCGCAGATCGTGCATGCCATCCAGGATGGCAAGTACGTCATCGAAGGCGATCTGCGCCGGGAGATTGGCCTGAACCTGAAGCGCTTGCAGGCGATCAAGTGTTATCGGGGAATCCGGCATCTGCGCGGACTGCCGGTGCGAGGGCAGCGGACCCAGACCAATGCGCGGACGCGCAAGGGGCCGCGGAAGACGGTCGGCGTGCAGCGCAATCCCAAGGCGAAATCCGGCATCCACTAA
- a CDS encoding 50S ribosomal protein L17 codes for MRHLKKTAKLGRTSEHRNMMLANMVSSLIKHRRITTTLAKAKAAQRVAERMLTLGKLGNAATAAAEAVADEKAKARSLAENVHCRRLVAARLHQHARTLFRSRDRRLKWRENEDVVHILFDKIAPAFKDRQGGYTRIVKLAHRRRGDAAQTAILEWVDLAATQGTPSAEGKGDAAQAGKA; via the coding sequence ATGCGTCACCTCAAGAAGACCGCCAAGCTGGGGCGGACATCGGAACACCGGAACATGATGCTGGCCAACATGGTCAGCAGCCTGATCAAGCACCGTCGGATCACCACGACACTGGCGAAGGCGAAGGCGGCGCAGCGCGTGGCCGAACGCATGCTCACCCTCGGCAAGCTCGGCAATGCGGCCACGGCGGCGGCGGAGGCGGTGGCCGACGAGAAGGCCAAGGCGCGCAGCCTGGCAGAAAACGTTCACTGCCGGCGCCTGGTGGCGGCGCGGTTGCACCAGCATGCGCGAACCCTGTTCCGCAGCCGGGATCGCCGGCTGAAGTGGCGGGAGAACGAGGACGTCGTGCACATCCTTTTCGACAAGATCGCGCCGGCCTTCAAGGATCGTCAGGGGGGATACACCCGGATCGTGAAGCTGGCGCACCGGCGCCGGGGCGATGCGGCCCAGACGGCGATTCTGGAGTGGGTCGATCTCGCGGCGACGCAGGGAACTCCATCGGCCGAGGGCAAAGGGGATGCTGCCCAGGCGGGGAAGGCCTGA
- the rplF gene encoding 50S ribosomal protein L6, whose translation MSRVGKTPIAVPGQVKVQVAERQVKMEGPKGRLEFNLPGRTAIELRDGSIHVLRPDDTPKSKAFHGLSRAILQNMVTGVAEGFTKQLEIQGVGFKAAVQGKLLNLSLGYSHPINYPIPDQIKVTVEDNTRIRVEGPDRQVVGRVAAEIRSYYPPEPYKGKGVRYAGEAVRRKEGKTVQ comes from the coding sequence ATGTCGCGAGTGGGAAAGACACCGATCGCCGTGCCGGGCCAGGTCAAGGTCCAGGTCGCGGAGCGCCAAGTGAAGATGGAAGGTCCCAAGGGCCGGCTCGAGTTCAATCTTCCGGGCCGAACGGCGATTGAATTGCGGGACGGCAGCATCCATGTGCTGCGCCCTGACGACACGCCGAAGTCGAAGGCCTTTCATGGCCTGAGCCGGGCGATCCTGCAGAACATGGTCACGGGAGTGGCCGAGGGGTTCACCAAGCAGCTCGAAATCCAGGGCGTGGGATTCAAGGCGGCGGTTCAGGGAAAACTGTTGAATCTCAGCCTGGGTTACTCGCACCCGATCAATTACCCGATCCCGGACCAGATCAAGGTGACGGTCGAGGACAACACCAGGATCCGGGTTGAGGGACCGGACCGCCAGGTGGTGGGACGTGTGGCGGCCGAGATCCGGTCCTACTACCCTCCGGAGCCGTACAAGGGCAAGGGCGTGCGATACGCCGGCGAAGCGGTTCGTCGCAAGGAGGGCAAGACAGTTCAGTAA
- the rpsN gene encoding 30S ribosomal protein S14, producing MAKTSWTQRDLRKRALVAKYAAKRAELKAKGDYAGLAKLPRSASPVRLTNRCRVSGRRRAYLRKFQVSRITFREMALSGLIPGVTKASW from the coding sequence ATGGCGAAGACATCTTGGACACAACGGGATCTGCGCAAGAGGGCGCTGGTGGCGAAGTACGCCGCGAAGAGGGCCGAACTGAAGGCGAAGGGGGATTACGCCGGCCTGGCGAAGCTTCCCCGGTCGGCCAGTCCGGTGCGCCTCACGAATCGTTGCCGGGTCAGCGGGCGGCGACGGGCCTATCTCAGGAAGTTTCAGGTCTCCCGTATCACCTTCCGGGAGATGGCGCTGTCGGGCCTGATTCCCGGTGTCACCAAGGCAAGCTGGTAG
- a CDS encoding DNA-directed RNA polymerase subunit alpha, translating into MPVRLGRFEMPKRLVKDESTATETYGKFTAEPFETGYGYTIGNSLRRVLLSSLDGAAVTSFKVDGAMHEFTTVDGVVEDVTEIVLNLKKVKFRHHSRDTQLLRLSVNKDGAVTAGDIEKTDKLDVVNPKQLICTLDKKKKLEMELEVKVGRGFCPADENKRPDQPIGVIAIDSIFSPVVRVRYNVEAARVGQRTDYDKLVLEIWTDGRVTPQDALLQSSSILKKHLESFYNYDENAVQFEEERGKEDEERERFKRLLQMSVNEIELSVRAANCLNNANITTVGQLAMKTESEMLKYRNFGKKSLNEIKDKLTALGLSLGMNIDPSLLEAPKEEPILE; encoded by the coding sequence ATGCCAGTCAGACTAGGTCGGTTTGAAATGCCGAAGCGGTTGGTGAAGGACGAGTCCACCGCAACGGAAACCTACGGAAAGTTTACGGCCGAGCCGTTCGAGACCGGATACGGGTACACGATCGGAAACAGCCTGCGGCGGGTGCTGTTGTCCTCCCTCGATGGCGCGGCTGTCACCTCTTTCAAGGTGGACGGGGCGATGCACGAGTTCACCACGGTGGATGGGGTGGTGGAGGACGTGACCGAGATCGTTCTCAACCTGAAGAAGGTCAAGTTCCGGCACCATTCCCGGGACACGCAGTTGCTGCGGCTGTCGGTGAACAAGGATGGTGCGGTGACGGCGGGCGACATCGAGAAGACGGACAAGCTGGATGTCGTGAACCCGAAGCAGCTCATCTGCACACTGGACAAGAAGAAGAAGCTGGAGATGGAGCTGGAGGTGAAGGTCGGGCGCGGATTCTGTCCGGCCGACGAGAACAAGCGACCCGACCAGCCGATCGGGGTGATCGCCATCGATTCCATTTTCTCCCCCGTGGTGCGGGTGCGGTATAACGTCGAGGCGGCGCGGGTGGGGCAGCGCACGGACTACGACAAGCTTGTACTGGAGATCTGGACAGACGGGCGGGTCACGCCGCAGGACGCGCTGTTGCAGTCCAGCTCGATCCTCAAGAAGCACCTCGAGTCGTTCTACAATTACGATGAGAACGCGGTGCAGTTCGAGGAGGAACGGGGCAAGGAGGACGAGGAGCGGGAGCGCTTCAAGCGGCTTCTCCAGATGTCGGTGAACGAGATCGAGTTGTCGGTCCGGGCGGCGAACTGCCTGAACAACGCGAACATCACGACGGTGGGCCAACTGGCCATGAAGACGGAAAGCGAGATGTTGAAGTACCGGAACTTCGGCAAGAAGTCGCTGAACGAGATCAAGGACAAGCTGACGGCGCTGGGCTTGTCCCTCGGAATGAACATTGATCCCTCCTTGCTGGAAGCGCCCAAGGAGGAACCCATCCTCGAATAG
- the rpsK gene encoding 30S ribosomal protein S11 gives MAEETSPTPTPPAPVAEGSNVPEKAAAPEGAAPKATKTKKAAEAPAAGDAGAAPVGPVAAVAPTAAEIMGTDVAPKKIIKAKGSKNVVVGVAHVLATFNNTQVSITDMQGNVIGWSCAGRVGFKGSRKSTAFAAQQVAQDAARQAMAHGLKEIEVRVKGPGSGRESAIRALQAIGLEISAIRDDTPIPHNGCRPRKKRRV, from the coding sequence ATGGCTGAGGAAACTTCCCCCACACCCACACCCCCGGCTCCCGTGGCCGAGGGGAGCAACGTGCCTGAGAAGGCCGCCGCCCCGGAAGGCGCGGCACCGAAGGCGACCAAGACCAAGAAGGCGGCCGAGGCGCCAGCCGCGGGAGATGCGGGCGCGGCACCCGTTGGGCCTGTGGCGGCCGTGGCACCGACGGCAGCGGAGATCATGGGGACGGATGTCGCCCCCAAGAAGATCATCAAGGCCAAGGGCTCCAAGAATGTGGTGGTGGGGGTGGCGCACGTGCTGGCGACCTTCAACAACACCCAGGTGTCCATCACCGACATGCAGGGCAACGTGATTGGGTGGTCATGTGCCGGAAGGGTGGGCTTCAAGGGTTCCCGCAAGAGCACCGCGTTCGCTGCCCAGCAGGTGGCCCAGGACGCGGCCCGGCAGGCGATGGCCCACGGGCTGAAGGAGATCGAAGTCCGGGTTAAGGGACCGGGTTCGGGTCGCGAGTCGGCGATCCGGGCGTTGCAGGCGATCGGTCTGGAGATCAGTGCGATCCGCGACGACACCCCGATCCCGCATAATGGCTGCCGTCCGCGCAAGAAGCGGCGGGTTTAA
- the rpsD gene encoding 30S ribosomal protein S4, which produces MARYTGPRVRISRRLGVPIFGYAKSLEKRNYPPGQHGPKMRRKVTDYALGLIEKQKLRYYYGLQERQFRRVYQTALRRRGVTGEQMLQLLESRLDSVVYSLGFGATRAAARQMISHGHVKVNGRKVDVASYMMKPNDTIEVRGVAASRQLAMRGLELSTSRPVPEWLSLNKDGLRGTVVRMPSREEIQPIANEQAVVEFYSR; this is translated from the coding sequence ATGGCACGTTATACAGGTCCGCGGGTCCGCATCAGCCGCCGTTTGGGCGTCCCGATCTTCGGGTACGCCAAGTCCCTGGAGAAGCGCAACTATCCGCCCGGCCAGCACGGGCCGAAGATGCGTCGCAAGGTGACGGATTACGCCTTGGGACTGATTGAGAAGCAGAAGTTGCGTTATTACTACGGACTTCAGGAGCGGCAGTTCCGCCGGGTGTACCAGACGGCGCTGCGGCGCCGTGGGGTCACGGGCGAGCAGATGCTCCAACTGCTGGAGAGCCGGCTGGACAGCGTGGTGTATTCGCTCGGGTTCGGGGCGACGCGGGCTGCGGCGCGGCAGATGATTTCCCACGGGCACGTCAAGGTGAACGGGCGCAAGGTGGATGTGGCTTCGTACATGATGAAGCCCAACGACACCATCGAGGTCCGGGGCGTTGCGGCGTCGCGACAACTGGCCATGCGGGGCCTCGAGTTGTCCACCAGCCGGCCGGTTCCGGAGTGGCTGTCCTTGAACAAGGACGGTCTGCGCGGCACGGTGGTCCGGATGCCGTCCCGGGAAGAGATCCAGCCGATCGCCAACGAGCAGGCCGTGGTCGAGTTTTACTCCCGCTAA
- the rpsH gene encoding 30S ribosomal protein S8, with protein sequence MSDPISDLLCRINNAVQAKHPNLVVPHSRLKESISRVLMQEGYLSEVAVEGTQKKLLRLKLRYDGRRSVIEGVRRVSSPGRRVYAGCDDIPKVRGGLGILVVSTSGGVVTDREARRRKLGGELLCSIW encoded by the coding sequence TTGAGCGATCCGATTTCCGATCTGCTGTGCCGCATCAATAACGCGGTTCAGGCAAAACACCCCAACCTTGTGGTGCCTCATTCCCGCCTGAAGGAGTCCATCTCCAGGGTGCTGATGCAGGAGGGCTACCTGTCCGAGGTGGCGGTCGAGGGAACCCAGAAGAAGCTGTTGCGTCTGAAGTTGCGCTACGACGGCCGTCGCAGCGTCATCGAGGGCGTGCGCCGGGTCAGTTCGCCAGGCCGCCGCGTGTACGCGGGCTGCGATGACATCCCTAAGGTCCGGGGCGGTCTCGGAATCCTTGTGGTGTCCACGTCCGGGGGCGTGGTCACCGATCGGGAGGCCCGGCGCCGGAAGCTCGGTGGCGAACTGCTGTGTTCGATTTGGTAA
- the infA gene encoding translation initiation factor IF-1 produces the protein MSRDDAIKVEGTVVEVLPNTTFQVAVPNGHRILAHLSGRMRLNFIRILPGDRVVVEMSPYDLSRGCITYRQK, from the coding sequence GTGTCGCGAGACGACGCCATAAAAGTGGAAGGGACCGTTGTGGAAGTGCTGCCAAATACGACGTTTCAGGTGGCCGTGCCCAACGGCCATCGCATCCTGGCCCATCTATCGGGCCGGATGCGGCTGAATTTCATCCGCATTCTGCCCGGAGACCGGGTGGTGGTGGAAATGTCCCCCTACGATTTGTCGAGGGGGTGTATCACATACCGACAGAAGTGA
- the rpsQ gene encoding 30S ribosomal protein S17: MTESIQPRRLHKERVGEVISDKMAKTIVVRVERRVAHPRFKKIVTRYTKHYAHDEKEIASAGDTVRIRESRPLSRLKRWTLVEVVQAARGGAVKDAVVAPQA; this comes from the coding sequence ATGACGGAATCCATCCAACCCAGGCGTTTGCACAAGGAGCGTGTCGGAGAGGTTATCTCCGACAAGATGGCCAAGACCATCGTGGTCCGGGTCGAGCGGCGGGTCGCGCACCCGCGCTTCAAGAAGATCGTGACGCGCTACACGAAGCACTACGCCCACGACGAGAAGGAGATCGCCTCGGCGGGGGACACCGTGCGGATTCGGGAGAGCCGGCCGCTGTCCCGGCTGAAGCGATGGACCCTGGTGGAGGTGGTTCAAGCGGCCCGCGGGGGAGCGGTGAAGGACGCCGTCGTGGCGCCTCAGGCCTAG
- the rpsE gene encoding 30S ribosomal protein S5: protein MADSEQAVSSPAQAPEGRTGGMGGMGGSRPDNRPGDNRPSAGRGSRQPRGRRPRPGEGGNDDRDGNDLLEKVIYINRSAKVVKGGRRFSFSALVVVGDRNGRVGLGLGKAGEVAEAIKKGGAVARRNMSPVALASMTIPHEVLSRFDGAEVLLRPASEGTGVIAGKTVRAVLDAAGVRNVLSKSLGSKNAANVAKATLAALQRLRSRDEIFRARGIVLAPRPAVAVTP from the coding sequence ATGGCTGATTCTGAACAGGCAGTGAGTTCACCCGCGCAGGCGCCGGAGGGACGGACAGGAGGGATGGGCGGGATGGGAGGATCGCGTCCGGACAATCGCCCGGGTGACAATCGTCCGTCGGCGGGTCGCGGGAGCCGCCAGCCCCGGGGACGCCGGCCGCGACCGGGCGAGGGCGGGAATGACGATCGGGATGGGAACGACCTCCTTGAAAAGGTGATTTACATCAATCGCTCGGCCAAGGTGGTCAAGGGTGGCCGTCGGTTCAGCTTCAGCGCCCTGGTGGTGGTGGGCGACCGCAACGGGCGTGTCGGCCTCGGCCTGGGGAAGGCGGGCGAGGTGGCTGAGGCGATCAAGAAGGGCGGCGCGGTGGCCCGCAGGAACATGTCTCCGGTGGCGTTGGCTTCGATGACCATTCCGCATGAGGTCCTGTCCCGGTTCGATGGCGCGGAAGTGCTGCTGCGACCGGCGAGCGAGGGTACCGGAGTGATCGCCGGCAAGACGGTGCGGGCGGTGCTGGATGCGGCCGGCGTGCGCAACGTCTTGAGCAAGTCCCTGGGCTCGAAGAATGCGGCCAACGTGGCCAAGGCGACCCTGGCTGCCCTGCAGCGTCTCCGGTCGCGCGATGAAATTTTCCGGGCGCGCGGGATCGTCCTCGCTCCACGCCCTGCGGTGGCAGTGACCCCCTGA